From Chaetodon trifascialis isolate fChaTrf1 chromosome 1, fChaTrf1.hap1, whole genome shotgun sequence, one genomic window encodes:
- the tacr2 gene encoding substance-K receptor yields the protein MEVTSFPLSVTADWFEDGNETTGNQFQQPDWQVALWAIAYSLIILVSITGNVTVIWIILAHRRMRTVTNYFIVNLAFSDVSMATFNTLFNFVYALHNDWYFGLGYCRFQNFFPITAMFSSIYSMAAIAVDRYMAIIHPLKPRLSSTSTKVVIALIWIVAISLAFPQCYYSVTTFYPPRTVCMVDWPDDYGGKHQLSYQFAVIALIYLLPLLVMLVTYSLVGQSLWGGHIPGEATDHYHSQITAKRKVVKMMVVVVVTFALCWLPYHIYFILGSFNIDIYKQQYIQQVYLAIFWLAMSSTMYNPIIYCCLNQRFRAGFRHAFAWCPFIKVSEEDKMELQHTHTFRVTMTRSHRKDSAHVHTSIKTNHTFDSNTAASMELNAERDACIQLKKQT from the exons ATGGAGGTCACTTCATTCCCGTTATCAGTGACCGCCGACTGGTTTGAGGACGGAAACGAGACGACTGGGAATCAGTTCCAGCAGCCCGACTGGCAG gtgGCTCTTTGGGCTATAGCTTACTCTCTCATCATCCTGGTGTCCATCACTGGGAATGTCACAGTGATCTGGATCATTCTCGCTCACAGACGCATGAGGACTGTAACCAACTACTTCATCGTCAACCTGGCCTTCTCTGACGTTTCAATGGCAACCTTCAACACTCTTTTTAACTTTGTCTATGCGCTTCACAACGACTGGTACTTTGGCCTGGGCTACTGCCGATTTCAGAACTTCTTCCCCATCACAGCCATGTTTTCATCAATATACTCAATGGCTGCCATTGCCGTGGACAG GTACATGGCCATCATCCACCCTCTGAAGCCCCGCCTGTCGTCCACCTCCACAAAGGTTGTGATCGCCCTGATTTGGATTGTAGCCATCTCATTGGCTTTTCCTCAGTGTTACTACAGCGTGACGACATTTTACCCCCCTAGAACTGTGTGCATGGTTGACTGGCCCGACGATTATGGAGGAAAACATCAACTCAG TTACCAGTTTGCAGTGATTGCGCTGATCTAtttgctccctctgctggtgatGCTGGTGACCTACAGTTTAGTAGGCCAATCGCTGTGGGGTGGGCACATCCCTGGAGAGGCGACAGACCACTACCACAGCCAGATAACAGCTAAGAGAAAG GTGGTGAAGATGATGGTTGTCGTGGTGGTGACTTTTGCCCTGTGCTGGTTGCCCTACCACATATACTTCATACTGGGATCATTTAACATAGACATTTATAAGCAGCAGTACATTCAACAG gTGTATCTGGCCATATTCTGGTTGGCGATGAGTTCGACCATGTACAACCCCATTATTTACTGCTGCCTAAACCAAAG GTTTCGTGCTGGTTTCCGTCATGCGTTCGCTTGGTGTCCCTTCATCAAAGTGTCGGAGGAGGACAagatggagctgcagcacaCGCACACCTTCAGAGTCACCATGACACGCAGCCACCGCAAGGACAGTGCACACGTGCACACCTCCATCAAAACAAACCACACCTTCGACTCAAACACGGCTGCCAGCATGGAGCTGAACGCAGAGAGAGATGCTTGCATACAGCttaaaaaacagacataa